ACGTGTATGGCAGATGGTTTCTGGACATCGATTTGCGGACACAGACATGAGACTGTGATCTTACCTTTCTGTGGCACCGCTGTCGAGTCGACAGCAGCGGCAATGACCTTTTGTCAGTGCGTACAAAGCGCCAGCGTGAGGCTGACCTACCTCTGCGCGCACATCACAGTCTCCTAGAAGCCTTGTGCCTTTTCCCCATTCACTCACCCTCCCTCCCAAAACCCACAGCTCTGCTGGGGAGGCCTTGTGCCAAAGCCACAGGGCACACAGGGAAATCAAGCAGCTAAGCGAGAACGGGGAGTGAATAGGATTGAGTTGGTTTTGCTCGACTAGCAAAGCCTAAAGCATATCATTATTGATCTCCGCACTTCATTACCTGATACCAGTGCAGCATTTACTTTCAGACTATGCAATTTACTGCTTcttttgttttggagcagattTACATAGTTGTGATTCAGAGGCTGGGCTAATATCACTGGCACTGCTTAGGACTCCATTCACATTCTATTCAGCTATTCTATACAGCATAGCTTTGTATAACAACTCCAAACTAATATTTATGCTATGCTTTGAAAGCTTTAAAGTACCCCTGAACATGCAATTTTGAAAATCCAATGCTTAaaaattactaaacattttCTAGTAACATTCAGTCATTCATGTTTTCCACATCACCCATCCTGAATAGTTAGCTGGATTACAGATTTTACAACATTACTTAAGCTACCTAGGCTATTTAATGCTAGTACATTAAACTTGCTTTGTCATGGAGAGATACAAATGGGATTTTTGAATCAGCGATTATCTTTGACATTATTTTCAATGGAATGTTTAACCTGAACCCAAATCTGTCAAAATATACAATAACATACAATTTGAATCATTAACATTAGTCAAATTTGGTAGCATAATACATACAGGGTAGTATGAGAATTTTTTATAGTGGTCGACTGATTTGTCAGTAATGCCGATTAATCGAcacgatagttgattgctggaacgaTCGgcaaatagtttttccgggtttcgTTATAcatacaagagcggcctctagaggcgaaacATAGACACCACATGTTGTTTATCTGTagtgtctttctttttattattacacacaattattttattatacactcATTAGCTTTCCCTCCACATGATGCTTTTGCCAAAAACCAGGAAGGGTAAAAGCTAGCACAAGACACAACTTCTGCTCATGCTACATTACACACAGAGCAAAGTGCTCTTTCCTTTTCTGCATATATTATTTCAAAGAAGCTTATGATTGTCTAGTGCCTCTCTGGCAGAGGAAAAAGTAATGATACCCATTGCAAAGCATTGCAAAGTTTGCCCTCCTGGACACCCAGCCATGGACGGCTAATATTTTGTTAGGATTTGAACTCCTGAAGATACAGAGTCCTGGGAACCAAAGAACTCTTGTAATGAAAAAGTCTGAATTGATTAATGTTACCAATAAGGTGTAGACCACAGCTGCAATTTGTTAACTTAGATTCCAAAAGGGaaccattttaaaaaaatcagtgttttttgttCAGAGGTACTTTAGAGCATTCATCTTGTTCAGAAGCTCAGCAAGAAGAAGACAGCGGAATAAATTAGCTTGCTTTACGTACTAAAGACGGAGTCCCAGCTGCAGCCACAACTTGACTCACAGCACTCTCCTTATTGTCCTGTTGGGACAGACAAGAGACAGGAGTCTGATTGGGCTTGCCAAGTACTTCCCAGATTAACTTTGGGGACTGTTTCCTGGGTTGCCATCTTAGAGCCCAAGAACTGAACAATAATAAAGTTAGAGATTGTTGATTTCCAACCCATCCTCCAGCTAGGAAGGGTTTCACTGAAAAGTTACACCCCGGCTGACTGAGGTTATGGGCAGTGATCTTATGATCTTTCGGATGGTGGCGGAGTTGCTCTCTTACCTGGAGGTTCTTTCTCCAGACATTGACGGCCGCAAAGGCTAGCTGCATCTGCTTCCTGCGAGCGTCTTTGTGTcgcttgtatgcaatttcaatGAAGATGAGGAAGATCCCTGCTGCAATGCCTCCAGCCACCAGCATAAAGACCCCTGGTAGAGCAAGACATAGAGATATTAAAGAAATCAAAAGAAACCATTTAGGAAATGTGAATCTCACCAATGGAGACTGGGCCAACTCCTTAAATTGAGTTACAAATGTTGCCTAAATGGTTAGATTACCTGGATGAGTAAGGAAAGACAAATAAAGGAGAAAAGGCATTGGACAAAAAAGGGCTACAGGACCTTACCGCTGCAGTTTTTGTCCAATCTCTTTTAGATTATCTTCAACTGAGTGCATACCATACCTGCCATGTTTTCAAAGGTGAGTGTGGCTGGGGCATTGCTCCTTGAGTCACACTCCTGGTATCTCACCCAGGTTTTATCCAGGTCCTCCATGAAGCCATTCTCATGTGAACTGCAGGGAGTCGAGGAAGGGGGaaaaagtaaattattattatacagcacTGGGCAGATGGTTGTGTTAATTCCCAAAAGACTGCACCCAAAACGCACACAAATACACGGACACAGATAGCAGAGCAGGGTCAGGAGAagggagacacagagagagatgaGTAAGAACAATATCTCCGATGATGATCTCTATGAAAACAAGACCAAACTAAAAGATATAGGAGCATACAGTATTGATGCTTCGGCTGGGACAGACCTGAGAATAGCCAGGGACACATTCTGTTTCCAGGGGCTGTCCTTGCGCATGCCTATGCCAAAGCCCGAACGGAAAAACAGCTCTCCCGTGGTCACCAGGTCGCACTTCTGCGAAGCTTCAAACTCCAGCACCGCAGAGTCCCAGATGAAAGCATGCAGCTTGCTGTGGGGGAGGGGGGAGGGAAGGGTAGGAAGGGAAGGATGGGTTTTGGGGGGGTATGGTGCAACAGTACAGTGAGTAATAACACACTTACGCAACTCTCCTTCTCACCTCTGTGCCTCCCACTTGTGtgagtgtttttaaatgttaccAGAACTACAAACCGTCATCTCATAGGCAAAGGAAATCCAATGTCGGACCAGTGGACCTTTGTCCCTCATTGGATTCCCTCAGAGACGATTTTGCTGGAAACCTGAAAAAGGTGTTCCTAAGCTCAGCATTAAGTCttgtgtaagtgagagagacATAGGTAGACCTGCTATCGCTTCTCAACTTGGCCTGACACCTGAAAACACCTGAGGCCCACCGTTCCTTGAGTAAACACACAAGCAAACCTGCCGCAGTCGTTGCACTGGTGACTCACTTGTCCCGGACAGCCTGGATGGCCTCAGCAGCGCTCTCGTAGTTGTGCTTCTCCATGTGACGATACATGGTGCTCAGCTCAACTTGACGCCGGAAGTAGATATCCACCGAACTCTGCTTCACTGTGGCGTAGATGAACTTGTCTGATGGGTTCCTCAACTGCCAACAGATAAAGCCAACAAGACAATATGTAATAAAGTAGATTCTTTATATATAAGTCATTTGATGTGACAGCAGGCAGAACTGCTACCCAACAGCTCCAGGATCCAAGGTTTGATCCTGATCCTGAGGTCCTGTCCTTGAAGAATGTTACATGTTCTCGCTGTatctgggtttcctttgggttctctggttttctctcaAACCCAAATACATGCAAGTATTTACACTAAATTGCCTATAGTTGTAAATGGGTGTTTGAGCACCGTTTCTAGGCATAGGCAAACCTTGCCTGGGGTGCAACCAGCTGGGGGTCCCAGTGAGCGCCCCCTTGCCCTGCCGCCTCATTCGTCCTTGCTCATTTACATTAGTATAGTATAcaagtttaatatacagtataggtTTACATACTTGAATTTAGGCAATTTTGCactgattattaaatgtgtttaacctttttatGGAAGTTTGTGAATAATTTGTATGATGTGGGGTGGAGCATTGTGTTGGGAGAGCAGTGTCATTTTGAAGGGGGTAAAAATAGGAATCTCACCCAGGGTGCACGAAACGGTCCTGGTTtgaatgtacagtaaatgtgaTAGACTGTTTTTCTAACCATGGTGAATTCCTGCCACATGCCCAATGGAATTGGCTTCAGATCCATCACAGTTCTGATCAGGCTCAAGTAGTTACTGATGGTTGAGCAAACTGTTGAACAGCTATCAGCTTTTTAGAtctaaaaaacataataatacatGACAAAATAACAAGGAACTTACCCTCGGGTCATTGATGCCGGTGATGCGCTCCTCAGGCCGGTCCAGCACCAAGAAGGCAGCCAGGTTGGCAGTGTAGGATGCTACGATGATCATAGCAAAGCCGGCCCACACCATACCAAGGATTCTCGCTGAGAAGCTACGCGGGGCCCCTGTATAATGAtacaaaaccaacaaaaaaatcttAGGATCAAAAAGAATACTACTATAAAGCCTGCCTATACATAACATTTTCAAATTTGCACATTTAGCTTTCAGTTATTATTAGCAAGATTAGCATTTCTGGGAGATCATTggaaccttttttattattttacagatgacgtgagatttttttttacagaattctGGTAATGGTCACTCTTATCAACATGTAATATTCTTCCTGATCTCTGCATGTTTCTGCTGTAAATCTCAACAGAATGCTGCATTATAGCTAATGTTTCGAAAGAATTGATTCTGACTTAATGGTGTTCTGCTGGGAGATTACAATTGCAAATGCCACATCTAGAATTAACTCTCAACCTTTCTTTCGCTCTCTTGTGTACAGAATTATTATGCAATGGCGCTCATCCAGCTGAGAACCTACTAAGCAGCTGATCATTTTAGCCAATAATAtatgacaaaaatgtataattccaaaataaagatttatattgCTTCAAATAAAAGCTGGTTTCTTCTAATTTAACCTCATGGTCATGGATTGATTTCCAAATCATTTTGTGTGCTGCATTTGCTGTCTAATTATTTATAGACGGGCCTTTAGCCTGCCATTTTATGACGTGAGCAGAAAACAAAGTGTCAGAATAACCTTCTCCAATTCCAGAGTTCAGCAACACTCCCCAGGAGAACCACATAGCCGAGGATAAGGTGAGggcatcttcttcttcttcttcgctGTTCACTTTAAACCTTCCAAAAGGGCTGAAAACCAACCAGGCAGAGGATAAACAGGAGTGAACAGCTCAAGTTTTTCAACAGATTTTGACACTCTGAGGTccaaaacaaagacaaacaagACACCGACAACAATAACAGGTCCAAATATAGACATCAATGACCGAGCAAGCTGCAAAGACAGGAAAAAGGGAACAGAGAACAAGACAAATCTTACACGTCACAGCCAGCCCACATCTCCCCACCTCCAAAATGACAGCAACAGCGATGCcgcttttttgaaaaaaaaacaacccaaacacACATCCCAGAGGCGCACTTCATGGAAGACACAGCAAGTCACTCCAGCACTAATGTGTACCTGAACCGGTCTAGTAGGTAAAGCATCACCGCCACCACATGCACCGACAGACCCACCAAAAGCCACAGCGTGCTCTGGAACGGCTGCATGAACGAGTCCAGCGTACTACGAGGAATTTCCTGTAACACACAGTGACGTGTCATACATTTCTGACCTTCTGTAACTAATGGGTCCTAAAGTTTAGAAGATATTGTAAAGACCTGATACATAGAAAGTTTATAAATCTCATGAATCAATGATAGGGTACGAGGTATGAGTGGGCTCTAGGCATGAGTATGGTACTGTGAGCTTTCAAAGCTGTGAAATGCTGATATACTTCTCATGCACCTATACTGGTACTAGCAGTTGTACCTTTTTCACAAGGATGGTGAGTCCTTGATATTTGAACGGTTTGGAGAATTCAATGTACTGAGCTCGTTCATTGTTGATGGTTAGCGGAGCAACGATCATGTCCGCAAGGCCGCCCAGCAGCTCTCCCATCATGCCGTTCCACTcctttttgttgctgttgttcaCCTGTGGGCCAAGGGATATTCAGCCTAAATATGGAACCTCTGCTTATCTTATAATTATGCAACAATACTTTATTGCATTGAAATAATTTGGTTGAATACGGCAAAGTAAAGCCAAACTCACTCTCTCCTGTGTTCCaaatttcccatcagccaccaGATGGACCTCATAAGTAAAGTTCATAGTCATGGCCAGCTTGATCAGTAGGTCGACGCAGAATCCATAACAGCACTGAGGCACTGTTGGACGTCCTGTAACCAAACCGTGTAAGAAATCAAGCCGTCTAAATGAACAACTTCTGATTTATACAAGCGCACCTTTTCCCTTAACGTTCACTTTAATAACATCTTGTAAATCCATTCAACATGAATTTAAATGgtccatttattaataaacGACATTTCATACAAAATTTTACGTACCGGGAAACCAGATGCATGTTACTGAGAAACACAAAAAGTGCAGAAACAGAAAATAGAAAGTCTCCAGTGGTGGAAAActttactgacactggagactccttccataaacgaCAAACATTAGTCTATTTGCCCTAAACTTGATAAAACTATCTTTGCTATTACTTTATTAATCTATGAAAATTCTGGGGTCTCCATCATCAAATCCCTCTTTAACTGAAGAACATTCATAGAAACACGGCTGCTGTAATGGAAAGTTAATTTACACTTTCTGTCCAATCAGCTTTTATATTTGCTCATCACTTTAATAATTAAAGCcaaaataaatctgaaacagcaaagtaaaaaaaatccaacatacAATTTTTGTCACACCAGCGTTAGAGTCAACCTAAAGACTCCaaagatgtttgttttgttaccTGGGATAGTCTCATTCGGTCCAGTGCAGATCACTTTTTTAATTAAGACTCCATTCGGTGTGTATTCTTCCTTGCAGGTTCCATCCAGCATGGTCGGCTTTACGTACACAAAAGGCTCCTGATGTATCGTGACGATCTGTAAGAAACCGGAAGGTATCGTTCTGAATCTGGAGGATGGGCAGAATTTCTACCACAGCACAGAAAACGTTCGGCAAACTGCCATGCTGCGACTCTTCTCATGAAAAAAATATCATCCATTTTGCTAGTTATTATCGTATCTAAGAAATAAATATGCGTAGAAAGTGAAATCCTATAATCGGTGTACTTTTAGCCACGTGGACATCTGGAATCCTCTCGGTCTATCTGTATCTCCTCCAGGCCAGATGATCTTCCTCTGCTTATTTAGCACCACCTGGGAAAGAGCAGCCTAAAATAAGCTTCAAGTGACCTAGATGTAGATTGTTCAGATGATTTTGAGATCGGGGTGCCATTTTTATCCCACATAATTACAAATACGTATGAAACGTAGAGTTAAAGTGCCCTTCACAATAACCTGTTGGACAGAAAGTTCATCATATTAAGATAACAAGTTCATCATCCCTACACTTGACCTTCAAGTCTACTAATTAGattcttacattttttcaagactcaaatatatacacactatataaaaacctgacctccactctttagggaagatgttccacaagatttgaTAGATTTGTGTGAAagtcattcaaccacaagggtgtcagtaaaatcaggtactgatgtaggtgaggtaaggaggacTGAGGTGCAGCCAGTGGTTTacagaggtgttcagtagggttaaggtcaatagcagaactctatagcagaagaGCTTCCATtccattgccatgctggaacaggtttgggtctcctagctcaagtgcaggaaaatatttatttgaccacatccaaagacgatCCAGATACAAATGTTTctttccagctttgtggtaacagtttgggaaagaacaacattttctttttatgtaatatttagtCAAATTTAGTAATGTATGAGACTCTTGGCACAAATTATAGTAaggaagtaaaaaatatatatatatatatata
This Silurus meridionalis isolate SWU-2019-XX chromosome 15, ASM1480568v1, whole genome shotgun sequence DNA region includes the following protein-coding sequences:
- the grin1a gene encoding glutamate receptor ionotropic, NMDA 1a isoform X3, whose translation is MRFIFVLFVLLSCSCALGGSETKVVNIGAVLSQKRYEQVFKDAVNQASVVYGRDRFKLNAISVTHKANAIQMALSVCEDLISSQVYAILVSHPPQSSDHLTPTPVSYTAGFYRIPVVGLTTRMSIYSDKSIHLSFLRTVPPYSHQAHVWFDMMREFRWNHIILIVSDDHEGRAAQKRLETLLEERETKAEKILQFNQETNLTALLLEAKELEARVIILSASEDDAAAVYKTARFLNMTGSGYVWLVGEREMSGKALSEAPDGLIGLQLINGKNESAHISDAVAVVAQSIQELFEKENITEPPRGCVGNTNIWKTGPLFKRVLMSSKYPEGLTGRVEFNDDGDRKYAHYSILNYQKSRLIQVGIYNGTQVVLNKQRKIIWPGGDTDRPRGFQMSTWLKIVTIHQEPFVYVKPTMLDGTCKEEYTPNGVLIKKVICTGPNETIPGRPTVPQCCYGFCVDLLIKLAMTMNFTYEVHLVADGKFGTQERVNNSNKKEWNGMMGELLGGLADMIVAPLTINNERAQYIEFSKPFKYQGLTILVKKEIPRSTLDSFMQPFQSTLWLLVGLSVHVVAVMLYLLDRFSPFGRFKVNSEEEEEDALTLSSAMWFSWGVLLNSGIGEGAPRSFSARILGMVWAGFAMIIVASYTANLAAFLVLDRPEERITGINDPRLRNPSDKFIYATVKQSSVDIYFRRQVELSTMYRHMEKHNYESAAEAIQAVRDNKLHAFIWDSAVLEFEASQKCDLVTTGELFFRSGFGIGMRKDSPWKQNVSLAILSSHENGFMEDLDKTWVRYQECDSRSNAPATLTFENMAGVFMLVAGGIAAGIFLIFIEIAYKRHKDARRKQMQLAFAAVNVWRKNLQDNKESAVSQVVAAAGTPSLPSSSVETQDDRKSARAEPDPKKKPSFRSISTTLASSIKRRRSSKDTQFPPTDITGQLNLSDPSVSTVV
- the grin1a gene encoding glutamate receptor ionotropic, NMDA 1a isoform X5, whose product is MRFIFVLFVLLSCSCALGGSETKVVNIGAVLSQKRYEQVFKDAVNQASVVYGRDRFKLNAISVTHKANAIQMALSVCEDLISSQVYAILVSHPPQSSDHLTPTPVSYTAGFYRIPVVGLTTRMSIYSDKSIHLSFLRTVPPYSHQAHVWFDMMREFRWNHIILIVSDDHEGRAAQKRLETLLEERETKAEKILQFNQETNLTALLLEAKELEARVIILSASEDDAAAVYKTARFLNMTGSGYVWLVGEREMSGKALSEAPDGLIGLQLINGKNESAHISDAVAVVAQSIQELFEKENITEPPRGCVGNTNIWKTGPLFKRVLMSSKYPEGLTGRVEFNDDGDRKYAHYSILNYQKSRLIQVGIYNGTQVVLNKQRKIIWPGGDTDRPRGFQMSTWLKIVTIHQEPFVYVKPTMLDGTCKEEYTPNGVLIKKVICTGPNETIPGRPTVPQCCYGFCVDLLIKLAMTMNFTYEVHLVADGKFGTQERVNNSNKKEWNGMMGELLGGLADMIVAPLTINNERAQYIEFSKPFKYQGLTILVKKEIPRSTLDSFMQPFQSTLWLLVGLSVHVVAVMLYLLDRFSPFGRFKVNSEEEEEDALTLSSAMWFSWGVLLNSGIGEGAPRSFSARILGMVWAGFAMIIVASYTANLAAFLVLDRPEERITGINDPRLRNPSDKFIYATVKQSSVDIYFRRQVELSTMYRHMEKHNYESAAEAIQAVRDNKLHAFIWDSAVLEFEASQKCDLVTTGELFFRSGFGIGMRKDSPWKQNVSLAILSSHENGFMEDLDKTWVRYQECDSRSNAPATLTFENMAGVFMLVAGGIAAGIFLIFIEIAYKRHKDARRKQMQLAFAAVNVWRKNLQQFPPTDITGQLNLSDPSVSTVV
- the grin1a gene encoding glutamate receptor ionotropic, NMDA 1a isoform X2; the protein is MRFIFVLFVLLSCSCALGGSETKVVNIGAVLSQKRYEQVFKDAVNQASVVYGRDRFKLNAISVTHKANAIQMALSVCEDLISSQVYAILVSHPPQSSDHLTPTPVSYTAGFYRIPVVGLTTRMSIYSDKSIHLSFLRTVPPYSHQAHVWFDMMREFRWNHIILIVSDDHEGRAAQKRLETLLEERETKNKKRNYENLDQLSYDNKRGPKAEKILQFNQETNLTALLLEAKELEARVIILSASEDDAAAVYKTARFLNMTGSGYVWLVGEREMSGKALSEAPDGLIGLQLINGKNESAHISDAVAVVAQSIQELFEKENITEPPRGCVGNTNIWKTGPLFKRVLMSSKYPEGLTGRVEFNDDGDRKYAHYSILNYQKSRLIQVGIYNGTQVVLNKQRKIIWPGGDTDRPRGFQMSTWLKIVTIHQEPFVYVKPTMLDGTCKEEYTPNGVLIKKVICTGPNETIPGRPTVPQCCYGFCVDLLIKLAMTMNFTYEVHLVADGKFGTQERVNNSNKKEWNGMMGELLGGLADMIVAPLTINNERAQYIEFSKPFKYQGLTILVKKEIPRSTLDSFMQPFQSTLWLLVGLSVHVVAVMLYLLDRFSPFGRFKVNSEEEEEDALTLSSAMWFSWGVLLNSGIGEGAPRSFSARILGMVWAGFAMIIVASYTANLAAFLVLDRPEERITGINDPRLRNPSDKFIYATVKQSSVDIYFRRQVELSTMYRHMEKHNYESAAEAIQAVRDNKLHAFIWDSAVLEFEASQKCDLVTTGELFFRSGFGIGMRKDSPWKQNVSLAILSSHENGFMEDLDKTWVRYQECDSRSNAPATLTFENMAGVFMLVAGGIAAGIFLIFIEIAYKRHKDARRKQMQLAFAAVNVWRKNLQPSSSVETQDDRKSARAEPDPKKKPSFRSISTTLASSIKRRRSSKDTQFPPTDITGQLNLSDPSVSTVV
- the grin1a gene encoding glutamate receptor ionotropic, NMDA 1a isoform X1 codes for the protein MRFIFVLFVLLSCSCALGGSETKVVNIGAVLSQKRYEQVFKDAVNQASVVYGRDRFKLNAISVTHKANAIQMALSVCEDLISSQVYAILVSHPPQSSDHLTPTPVSYTAGFYRIPVVGLTTRMSIYSDKSIHLSFLRTVPPYSHQAHVWFDMMREFRWNHIILIVSDDHEGRAAQKRLETLLEERETKNKKRNYENLDQLSYDNKRGPKAEKILQFNQETNLTALLLEAKELEARVIILSASEDDAAAVYKTARFLNMTGSGYVWLVGEREMSGKALSEAPDGLIGLQLINGKNESAHISDAVAVVAQSIQELFEKENITEPPRGCVGNTNIWKTGPLFKRVLMSSKYPEGLTGRVEFNDDGDRKYAHYSILNYQKSRLIQVGIYNGTQVVLNKQRKIIWPGGDTDRPRGFQMSTWLKIVTIHQEPFVYVKPTMLDGTCKEEYTPNGVLIKKVICTGPNETIPGRPTVPQCCYGFCVDLLIKLAMTMNFTYEVHLVADGKFGTQERVNNSNKKEWNGMMGELLGGLADMIVAPLTINNERAQYIEFSKPFKYQGLTILVKKEIPRSTLDSFMQPFQSTLWLLVGLSVHVVAVMLYLLDRFSPFGRFKVNSEEEEEDALTLSSAMWFSWGVLLNSGIGEGAPRSFSARILGMVWAGFAMIIVASYTANLAAFLVLDRPEERITGINDPRLRNPSDKFIYATVKQSSVDIYFRRQVELSTMYRHMEKHNYESAAEAIQAVRDNKLHAFIWDSAVLEFEASQKCDLVTTGELFFRSGFGIGMRKDSPWKQNVSLAILSSHENGFMEDLDKTWVRYQECDSRSNAPATLTFENMAGVFMLVAGGIAAGIFLIFIEIAYKRHKDARRKQMQLAFAAVNVWRKNLQDNKESAVSQVVAAAGTPSLPSSSVETQDDRKSARAEPDPKKKPSFRSISTTLASSIKRRRSSKDTQFPPTDITGQLNLSDPSVSTVV
- the grin1a gene encoding glutamate receptor ionotropic, NMDA 1a isoform X4 encodes the protein MRFIFVLFVLLSCSCALGGSETKVVNIGAVLSQKRYEQVFKDAVNQASVVYGRDRFKLNAISVTHKANAIQMALSVCEDLISSQVYAILVSHPPQSSDHLTPTPVSYTAGFYRIPVVGLTTRMSIYSDKSIHLSFLRTVPPYSHQAHVWFDMMREFRWNHIILIVSDDHEGRAAQKRLETLLEERETKNKKRNYENLDQLSYDNKRGPKAEKILQFNQETNLTALLLEAKELEARVIILSASEDDAAAVYKTARFLNMTGSGYVWLVGEREMSGKALSEAPDGLIGLQLINGKNESAHISDAVAVVAQSIQELFEKENITEPPRGCVGNTNIWKTGPLFKRVLMSSKYPEGLTGRVEFNDDGDRKYAHYSILNYQKSRLIQVGIYNGTQVVLNKQRKIIWPGGDTDRPRGFQMSTWLKIVTIHQEPFVYVKPTMLDGTCKEEYTPNGVLIKKVICTGPNETIPGRPTVPQCCYGFCVDLLIKLAMTMNFTYEVHLVADGKFGTQERVNNSNKKEWNGMMGELLGGLADMIVAPLTINNERAQYIEFSKPFKYQGLTILVKKEIPRSTLDSFMQPFQSTLWLLVGLSVHVVAVMLYLLDRFSPFGRFKVNSEEEEEDALTLSSAMWFSWGVLLNSGIGEGAPRSFSARILGMVWAGFAMIIVASYTANLAAFLVLDRPEERITGINDPRLRNPSDKFIYATVKQSSVDIYFRRQVELSTMYRHMEKHNYESAAEAIQAVRDNKLHAFIWDSAVLEFEASQKCDLVTTGELFFRSGFGIGMRKDSPWKQNVSLAILSSHENGFMEDLDKTWVRYQECDSRSNAPATLTFENMAGVFMLVAGGIAAGIFLIFIEIAYKRHKDARRKQMQLAFAAVNVWRKNLQQFPPTDITGQLNLSDPSVSTVV